The Pedococcus dokdonensis region CGAGGAGGCCAAGAAGGAGTTCTTCAAGGTCCCGCGCATCCAGGGCACCATCCCGCACCCCGTGCAGGGTGAGGCCGCGGCCGGTGTCGTCATGCTCCGCCCCGCCGCTCCCGGTACCGGTGTCATCGCCGGTGGCCCGGTCCGCGCGGTCCTGGAGTGCGCCGGCATCCACGACGTGCTGAGCAAGTCGCTCGGCTCGGACAACGCCATCAACGTCGTCCACGCGACGGTCGCGGCCCTGCAGGGTCTCGAGCGTCCGGAGGCCGTGGCCGCGCGCCGTGGGCTCCCGGTCGACCAGGTCGCCCCGGCCGCCATGCTGCGCGCCCAGGCCGCCGGCCGCGAGGCCGCCAAGGCAGGTGCCTGATGGCACGGCTGAAGGTGAC contains the following coding sequences:
- the rpsE gene encoding 30S ribosomal protein S5, coding for MPGPQRRGTGAAAGGDNARGERGDRRGGRDNRRDGGRDQAEKSAYVERVVTINRVSKVVKGGRRFSFTALVVVGDGDGTVGVGYGKAKEVPAAIAKGVEEAKKEFFKVPRIQGTIPHPVQGEAAAGVVMLRPAAPGTGVIAGGPVRAVLECAGIHDVLSKSLGSDNAINVVHATVAALQGLERPEAVAARRGLPVDQVAPAAMLRAQAAGREAAKAGA